The following proteins are encoded in a genomic region of Micrococcaceae bacterium Sec5.8:
- a CDS encoding heavy metal translocating P-type ATPase: protein MSKEQLLDQPGTRVIELDIEGMTCASCVSRVERKLGKLDGVTATVNLPLESARVTVPGAVTDAQITATVEAAGYKATIRAPKYPAARTGPVETQTPNESAGGGGRTVAAGDMRERASKGGTAEHAEHVVGDGPGVHTASAAAARLRPRLIVAAVLTIPVFLISMFPAFQFPNWGWAAGAIALPVVTWAAWPFHRAAVINARHFASTMDTLVSIGVTAAYAFSAWQLAADPRMTDHPQGMPGMEGPGPGGLYFEVAAVVTTFLLLGRYLEANAKQKAGDALKALLNLGAKDATILLNGLEQQIPADQLEVGDLIVVRPGEKIATDGIVVEGSSAVDASLVTGESVPVEVGPDTLVTGATINTSGRLLVRATRVGAETTLAQMGRLVAQAQTGKAPIARLADRISAVFVPVVLVIASLTFGAWLLAAGPAISDAELRAAFTAAVAVLVIACPCALGLATPVGLLTGTGRGAQLGILIKGPQVLEDTRTVDTILLDKTGTVTTGHLAVDGAETFGAFTPAGVIRLAGTVEAASEHPIARAVAAAALQAERHSSGARALPDVSGFRSAPGGGVQGTVEGQAVTAGRTGWLQENGIHPAAAQLAAFSAAEMSGATAIWVAVDGEPAGFISLRDTLKPGSAAAILRLRELGLRPILLTGDNAAVAAKVAADVGIAAEDVFAGVLPEGKVDAVRKLQAGGATVAMAGDGVNDAAALAQADLGIAMGSGTDVAIEAADLTVMGNDLGQVALAIELSRRTLATIKTNLFWAFFYNAVGIPVAALGLLNPMIAGAAMAASSVLVVGNSLRLRSFGR from the coding sequence GTGAGTAAAGAGCAACTGCTGGACCAGCCCGGGACCCGGGTCATCGAACTCGACATCGAGGGCATGACCTGCGCCTCCTGCGTCAGCCGGGTGGAACGCAAGCTTGGAAAGCTCGACGGCGTCACCGCCACCGTCAATCTCCCGCTGGAGTCAGCCCGGGTCACCGTCCCCGGAGCCGTCACCGACGCCCAAATCACCGCCACGGTGGAGGCAGCAGGCTACAAAGCCACAATCCGTGCGCCCAAGTACCCAGCGGCACGCACCGGACCTGTCGAAACTCAGACGCCGAACGAAAGCGCCGGTGGGGGTGGGAGGACCGTCGCTGCCGGGGACATGCGGGAGCGTGCGTCCAAGGGAGGAACGGCCGAGCACGCGGAGCATGTGGTCGGCGATGGCCCGGGCGTGCATACGGCATCCGCGGCCGCAGCCAGGCTCCGCCCGCGCCTGATCGTCGCAGCCGTCCTCACCATCCCGGTGTTCCTGATCTCGATGTTCCCCGCTTTCCAGTTCCCCAACTGGGGATGGGCGGCGGGAGCGATTGCCTTGCCCGTGGTGACCTGGGCCGCCTGGCCGTTTCACCGGGCCGCCGTCATCAACGCCCGGCATTTCGCCTCCACGATGGACACCCTCGTTTCCATCGGCGTCACAGCCGCGTACGCCTTCTCCGCCTGGCAACTCGCCGCCGATCCGCGGATGACGGACCACCCCCAGGGGATGCCGGGCATGGAAGGCCCGGGCCCAGGCGGCCTGTACTTCGAGGTCGCCGCCGTGGTCACCACCTTCCTGTTGCTGGGCCGCTACCTGGAGGCCAACGCCAAGCAAAAGGCCGGTGACGCGCTCAAAGCCCTGCTGAACCTGGGCGCCAAGGACGCCACCATCCTCCTGAACGGCCTGGAGCAGCAGATCCCCGCCGATCAGCTGGAAGTCGGCGACCTCATCGTCGTCCGCCCGGGGGAAAAGATCGCGACCGACGGCATCGTCGTCGAAGGCTCCTCCGCGGTGGACGCCTCACTGGTCACGGGCGAGTCCGTGCCGGTGGAAGTCGGCCCGGACACCCTGGTCACCGGCGCCACCATCAATACCTCCGGCCGGCTGCTGGTCCGCGCCACCCGGGTGGGAGCCGAAACAACCCTGGCCCAGATGGGCCGCCTGGTGGCCCAGGCGCAGACCGGCAAAGCGCCGATCGCGCGGCTGGCGGACCGGATCAGCGCGGTATTCGTTCCGGTGGTTCTGGTCATCGCCAGCCTCACCTTTGGCGCCTGGCTGCTCGCAGCCGGTCCGGCCATCAGCGACGCCGAACTGCGGGCCGCGTTCACGGCCGCCGTGGCCGTGCTGGTCATCGCCTGCCCCTGCGCCCTGGGCCTGGCCACCCCCGTGGGTCTTCTCACCGGAACCGGCCGGGGAGCCCAGCTGGGGATCCTGATCAAAGGGCCGCAGGTTCTCGAGGACACCCGGACGGTTGACACCATTCTGCTGGACAAGACGGGGACCGTGACCACCGGTCACCTCGCTGTTGACGGCGCCGAGACGTTCGGAGCCTTTACCCCGGCCGGGGTCATCCGCCTCGCGGGGACAGTCGAGGCCGCATCAGAACATCCAATCGCCCGCGCCGTTGCGGCGGCCGCACTCCAGGCGGAGCGCCACAGCAGCGGAGCCCGCGCCCTTCCCGACGTTTCCGGCTTCCGTTCCGCACCGGGCGGCGGGGTCCAGGGAACCGTGGAGGGCCAGGCCGTCACGGCCGGACGGACGGGCTGGCTGCAGGAGAACGGCATCCACCCCGCCGCCGCGCAACTGGCGGCGTTCAGCGCGGCAGAGATGTCGGGGGCCACCGCCATCTGGGTCGCCGTGGACGGTGAGCCGGCCGGATTCATCAGCCTCCGGGACACGCTGAAGCCCGGCTCCGCCGCTGCAATTCTGCGGCTCCGGGAGCTGGGGCTCCGGCCGATTCTCCTCACCGGAGACAACGCGGCAGTCGCCGCGAAGGTGGCGGCCGACGTCGGCATCGCCGCCGAAGACGTCTTCGCCGGAGTACTGCCGGAAGGAAAAGTCGACGCGGTGCGGAAGCTGCAGGCCGGCGGCGCCACGGTAGCCATGGCCGGCGACGGGGTGAACGACGCCGCAGCGCTGGCCCAGGCTGATCTCGGCATCGCCATGGGGTCCGGCACCGACGTCGCCATCGAGGCCGCGGACCTCACGGTGATGGGCAATGACTTGGGGCAGGTGGCCCTCGCCATCGAACTGTCCCGCAGGACCCTGGCGACGATCAAGACGAACCTTTTCTGGGCTTTCTTCTACAACGCCGTCGGGATCCCTGTGGCGGCGCTTGGCCTGCTCAACCCGATGATTGCCGGTGCCGCGATGGCAGCCAGCTCCGTGCTGGTCGTGGGGAATTCCCTGCGGCTCCGCAGCTTCGGCAGGTAA
- a CDS encoding DUF2277 domain-containing protein, producing the protein MCRNIRTLHNFEPHATSAEVEAAALQYVRKISGNTRPSKANEAVFNRAVQEIAHATHHLLDSLVTQAPAKDREEEAAKAKARSALRFGPA; encoded by the coding sequence ATGTGCCGAAACATCCGGACCCTCCATAATTTCGAACCCCACGCCACCTCCGCTGAGGTCGAGGCCGCCGCGCTGCAGTACGTGCGCAAGATCAGTGGCAATACCAGGCCCTCAAAGGCCAACGAAGCGGTCTTCAACCGGGCAGTCCAGGAGATTGCCCATGCCACCCACCACCTGCTTGACTCCCTGGTGACCCAGGCTCCGGCCAAAGATCGCGAGGAGGAGGCTGCCAAGGCGAAGGCGAGGTCTGCCCTCCGCTTCGGCCCGGCCTGA
- a CDS encoding EamA family transporter, protein MASGLGVALFSSAVFGLSGSFAKALLETGWSPGAAVTARLTGAAVILAVPAVPALRGRWHQLKDNWLTVLLFGLIGVAACQLFYFNAVARLSVGVALLLEYLAPVIIVLWLWAASRKRPRPLTIAGTLLSLGGLVLVLDLTGAVKVDVVGVLWGIAAAVCLAIYFFITAKENDTLPPIVLASGGLLVGAVTMWLAAATGLLPMTFSAADTRLGPWVTPWWVALGGLVVLATVLAYVSGIVAARALGSKVASFVSLTEVLFAVIWAWLLLGELPGPIQLMGGLLIVGGVVLVRLDELRRFPEGFDAAALDHANDVEPVP, encoded by the coding sequence ATGGCGTCCGGCCTCGGCGTTGCCTTGTTCTCCTCCGCCGTGTTCGGCCTCTCAGGGTCCTTTGCCAAGGCGCTGCTGGAGACGGGCTGGAGCCCCGGGGCAGCCGTTACCGCACGTCTCACCGGTGCCGCGGTGATCCTGGCGGTGCCCGCGGTTCCGGCGCTTCGTGGCCGCTGGCACCAGCTGAAAGACAACTGGCTCACGGTGCTGCTCTTTGGTCTTATCGGGGTTGCTGCGTGCCAGCTGTTTTACTTCAATGCGGTGGCCCGGCTGTCGGTCGGAGTCGCGCTGTTGCTGGAGTATCTCGCCCCCGTCATCATCGTGTTGTGGCTTTGGGCTGCCAGCCGGAAACGCCCGAGGCCACTGACCATCGCCGGGACGCTGCTGTCCTTGGGCGGACTGGTGCTGGTGCTGGATCTCACCGGTGCGGTCAAGGTCGACGTCGTTGGTGTCCTCTGGGGAATCGCGGCAGCTGTGTGCCTCGCAATCTACTTCTTCATCACGGCGAAAGAGAATGACACCCTGCCACCGATCGTCCTGGCCTCCGGCGGGCTTCTGGTCGGGGCCGTGACCATGTGGCTTGCTGCGGCGACCGGCCTGCTGCCCATGACCTTCAGCGCAGCAGACACCCGGCTCGGCCCCTGGGTTACGCCCTGGTGGGTGGCCCTGGGCGGACTTGTGGTGCTGGCCACCGTGCTCGCCTATGTTTCGGGCATTGTGGCCGCGCGGGCACTCGGCTCCAAGGTGGCGTCCTTCGTCTCGCTCACCGAAGTGCTGTTCGCCGTGATCTGGGCGTGGCTGCTGCTCGGCGAACTGCCGGGCCCCATCCAGCTTATGGGCGGGCTGCTAATCGTTGGCGGCGTCGTGCTGGTCAGGCTGGATGAGCTCAGAAGGTTCCCGGAGGGCTTCGATGCCGCAGCACTCGACCACGCAAACGACGTCGAACCAGTGCCCTAA
- a CDS encoding CGNR zinc finger domain-containing protein, which translates to MLFAPDTEVALRSVVNLINSAANGEEHLNTSRDLDHFLAAEGFTGSRTGDADELASVHRLRGELASLWLAGESAAVETVNALLRTARALPQLVKHDQWDWHLHATSPDAPLADRMSTEAAMALVDVIRSKEMDRMLVCAAEDCNAVVLDLSRNRSKRYCDTGNCANRAHVAAYRARKAGF; encoded by the coding sequence ATGCTTTTTGCCCCTGACACTGAGGTGGCCCTGCGCTCGGTGGTCAACCTCATCAACTCCGCGGCCAACGGCGAGGAACACCTCAACACCAGCCGCGACCTCGATCACTTCCTGGCGGCGGAGGGATTCACCGGGTCGCGGACCGGGGACGCGGACGAACTGGCCAGCGTACACCGGCTCCGCGGGGAACTCGCCTCACTGTGGCTTGCTGGCGAGTCTGCGGCCGTGGAGACCGTGAACGCCCTGCTGCGGACGGCGCGGGCACTCCCCCAACTCGTCAAGCACGACCAGTGGGACTGGCATCTGCACGCCACCTCCCCCGACGCGCCGTTGGCGGACCGGATGAGCACGGAGGCCGCGATGGCCCTGGTGGATGTCATCCGCAGCAAGGAGATGGACAGGATGCTGGTCTGCGCTGCCGAGGACTGCAACGCCGTAGTGCTGGACCTCAGCCGAAACCGCTCCAAGCGCTACTGCGATACCGGCAACTGCGCGAACCGGGCGCACGTCGCCGCGTACCGTGCCCGGAAGGCCGGGTTCTGA
- a CDS encoding MATE family efflux transporter, giving the protein MPVSTPTPAPLPSPPERRREILRLAVPAFGALIAEPLFLLADAAIVGHLGVAQLAGVGLASAVLHTAVGLMVFLAYSTTPAVARAVGNGQLPRALAAGRDGVWLALLLGVALAAAGSLAAEPLLDLMGARGEVRTFAIDYLRWSMPGLVAMLLIFAGTGVLRGLQDTRTPLLVAGAGCALNIVLNFFLVYGLHLSVAGSAIGTSAAQWAMALVYVVMVRRNARNHGVSLRPSWRGIRALASVGSWLMLRTLSLRLAILATVVVATAQGPVNLAAHQLAMTVFTLLAFALDALAIAAQALIGKELGAGRPAAARELTGTMVRWGLGFGVLTGILVAGAAPWTGLLFTSDGEVRAALTLALWVLAAGQPVAGFVFVLDGVLIGAGDAKYLAIAGVVNLAVYLPLLLAVQQSGVGGGAGLLWLWAAFSLGYMAARALTLGLRARTDRWIVLGAH; this is encoded by the coding sequence GTGCCAGTCTCCACCCCGACCCCCGCGCCGCTGCCTTCCCCGCCGGAGCGCCGGCGGGAGATCCTGCGGCTCGCAGTTCCGGCCTTCGGTGCGCTGATTGCCGAACCGCTGTTTCTCCTCGCAGACGCCGCCATAGTGGGACACCTCGGAGTCGCCCAGCTGGCCGGCGTCGGGCTTGCCTCCGCGGTGCTGCACACAGCGGTGGGACTCATGGTCTTTCTCGCCTATTCCACCACTCCGGCCGTCGCGCGGGCGGTCGGCAACGGGCAACTCCCCAGGGCCCTTGCTGCCGGCCGGGACGGCGTGTGGTTGGCGCTGCTCTTGGGAGTTGCTCTTGCAGCGGCCGGCTCCTTGGCCGCCGAGCCGCTGCTGGACTTGATGGGCGCCCGCGGTGAGGTCCGCACGTTCGCCATTGACTACCTGCGCTGGTCAATGCCCGGGCTCGTCGCGATGCTGCTGATCTTCGCCGGCACCGGGGTGCTGCGGGGCCTGCAGGACACCCGCACCCCGCTGTTGGTTGCGGGCGCCGGTTGTGCGTTGAACATCGTGCTGAACTTCTTCCTGGTGTACGGGCTGCACCTGTCCGTCGCCGGCTCCGCGATCGGCACCAGCGCCGCGCAGTGGGCCATGGCGCTGGTGTACGTGGTAATGGTCCGCCGGAACGCCCGGAACCACGGCGTGTCACTGCGACCGAGTTGGCGTGGCATCCGCGCCCTGGCCAGCGTGGGGTCGTGGCTGATGCTGCGTACGCTCAGCCTGCGGCTCGCTATTCTCGCCACAGTCGTGGTGGCCACAGCGCAGGGACCGGTCAACCTGGCAGCCCACCAGCTCGCAATGACCGTTTTCACCCTCCTCGCGTTCGCCCTGGACGCCCTGGCGATAGCCGCGCAGGCGCTGATCGGCAAGGAACTTGGAGCCGGCCGTCCAGCGGCTGCGCGTGAGCTCACCGGCACCATGGTCCGCTGGGGCCTCGGCTTCGGGGTGCTGACAGGGATCCTTGTGGCGGGCGCGGCCCCATGGACGGGGTTGCTCTTCACGTCCGACGGCGAGGTCCGGGCGGCGCTCACGCTGGCGCTCTGGGTGCTCGCGGCCGGACAGCCGGTTGCCGGCTTCGTCTTTGTCCTCGATGGCGTACTCATCGGAGCGGGGGACGCCAAGTACCTGGCGATTGCCGGCGTCGTGAACCTTGCCGTGTACCTGCCCCTGCTTCTGGCCGTGCAGCAATCCGGCGTTGGCGGCGGCGCCGGACTGCTCTGGCTGTGGGCGGCGTTCTCGCTTGGCTACATGGCGGCCCGGGCGCTGACGCTGGGCCTCCGGGCGCGGACCGACCGCTGGATCGTGTTGGGAGCGCACTGA
- a CDS encoding hotdog domain-containing protein yields MSETAANAVTLRFLAAPTDVGHSGSVDAGTVLEWVDKAAYAAAVGWAKSYCVTAYVGNIHFTDPVNSGDMVEVTATIVYTGRSSMHIRTVVSSGDPRGGPATMRSQCLVIFVAVGGDGKPTSVPPFNPATPDEVEQRDHALARIKVREDIVQAMGGQEYTDAGTAEKVILRFMAAPTDVNWGGKVHGGIVMKWIDEAAYVCASRYCGMDTVAVFSGGVRFYRPLLIGHVVEVEARLVYTGTKGMHIAVHVRSGDPKGRVLELTTYCLTVMVARDEHGTSVPVPQWVPVSEEDKRLHAHALELLEIRGRAPGNRLPNHLLAAGGS; encoded by the coding sequence ATGAGTGAGACTGCCGCCAATGCCGTGACCCTGCGCTTCCTCGCGGCGCCCACTGACGTCGGCCACAGCGGCTCGGTGGACGCCGGGACCGTGCTCGAATGGGTGGACAAGGCGGCGTACGCCGCCGCGGTCGGCTGGGCCAAGTCCTACTGTGTGACGGCGTACGTCGGCAACATCCACTTCACTGACCCGGTCAACAGCGGGGACATGGTGGAGGTCACGGCCACGATTGTGTACACGGGCCGGTCATCCATGCACATCCGTACGGTGGTGTCCTCAGGCGATCCCCGGGGCGGACCGGCCACGATGCGCAGCCAATGCCTGGTGATTTTCGTGGCCGTGGGCGGAGATGGCAAACCCACCAGCGTCCCGCCGTTTAACCCGGCGACGCCGGATGAAGTTGAACAGCGCGACCACGCCCTGGCGCGGATCAAAGTCCGTGAGGACATCGTCCAGGCAATGGGCGGGCAGGAATACACTGACGCCGGAACTGCGGAGAAAGTTATCCTGCGTTTTATGGCGGCGCCTACGGACGTGAACTGGGGCGGCAAAGTCCACGGCGGCATCGTCATGAAATGGATCGACGAGGCGGCCTATGTCTGCGCGTCACGCTACTGCGGGATGGACACGGTGGCGGTCTTCTCCGGTGGCGTGCGGTTTTACCGTCCGCTGCTGATCGGCCATGTGGTGGAGGTGGAGGCCCGGTTGGTCTACACCGGAACGAAAGGCATGCACATCGCGGTCCATGTCCGTTCGGGCGATCCCAAGGGGCGGGTGCTGGAGCTCACCACGTACTGCCTGACCGTGATGGTGGCGCGTGACGAGCACGGCACATCCGTGCCGGTCCCACAATGGGTGCCGGTGTCCGAGGAGGACAAGCGGCTGCACGCCCACGCCCTGGAACTGCTGGAAATCCGGGGCCGGGCACCCGGGAACCGGCTGCCCAACCACCTCCTCGCTGCTGGCGGCAGCTAG
- the dnaB gene encoding replicative DNA helicase, translating into MSVTHLDSIEGARGAEGSRKPPQDIPAEQSVLGGMMLSKDAIADVVEILRGVDFYRPAHETIYEAIIDLYGRGEPADAVTVSDELTKRGEINRIGGPAYLHELIQTVPTAANAGYYAEIVGERAVLRRLVNAGTKIVQLGYGQDGEVEDLVNQAQAEIYAVAERRTAEDYVVLKDVMESTVDEIEASGHREEGMTGVPTGFYELDELTHGLHPGQMIVIAARPAVGKSTFALDFARSAAIKNNLATVMFSLEMGRNEIAMRLLSAEATIGLQDLRKGTIKDEQWSKIATTMGRMNDAPLFIDDSPNMSLMEIRAKCRRLKQQHDLKLVILDYLQLMSSGKKVESRQQEVSEFSRALKLLAKELQVPVIALSQLNRGSEQRQDKRPMVSDLRESGSIEQDADMVILLHREDVYDKESPRAGEADILIAKHRNGPTKDIVVAFQGHYSRFANMAADAGGGGF; encoded by the coding sequence TTGTCAGTTACGCATCTGGACTCAATCGAGGGAGCGCGGGGAGCCGAAGGCAGCCGCAAGCCGCCGCAGGACATTCCCGCCGAACAGTCTGTCCTCGGCGGCATGATGCTGTCGAAGGACGCCATTGCCGACGTCGTCGAAATTCTCCGCGGCGTTGACTTCTACCGCCCGGCCCACGAGACCATCTACGAAGCCATCATCGATCTTTACGGCCGGGGTGAGCCCGCCGACGCCGTCACGGTCTCGGATGAACTGACCAAGCGGGGTGAGATCAACAGGATCGGCGGTCCCGCCTACCTGCACGAACTCATCCAGACCGTCCCCACCGCCGCCAACGCCGGCTATTACGCTGAGATTGTCGGCGAACGCGCGGTCCTACGCCGCCTCGTCAATGCCGGAACCAAGATTGTCCAGCTCGGTTACGGCCAGGACGGCGAGGTCGAGGACCTGGTAAACCAGGCCCAGGCCGAGATCTACGCGGTGGCGGAGCGCCGCACCGCGGAGGACTACGTGGTCCTCAAGGACGTCATGGAATCCACCGTGGACGAGATCGAAGCATCCGGGCACCGCGAGGAGGGGATGACCGGTGTGCCTACCGGCTTCTACGAACTGGACGAACTCACCCATGGTCTGCACCCAGGCCAGATGATTGTCATCGCAGCCCGCCCCGCCGTCGGCAAGTCCACCTTCGCGCTGGACTTTGCCCGCTCCGCCGCCATCAAGAACAACTTGGCCACGGTGATGTTTTCTTTGGAAATGGGCCGGAACGAGATCGCCATGCGGTTGCTGTCCGCGGAAGCCACGATCGGCCTGCAGGACCTGCGCAAGGGAACGATTAAGGACGAGCAGTGGTCCAAGATCGCTACGACCATGGGCCGGATGAACGACGCCCCGCTGTTCATCGACGACAGCCCCAACATGTCGCTGATGGAAATCCGGGCCAAATGCCGCCGGTTGAAGCAGCAGCACGATCTCAAACTTGTCATCCTCGACTACCTTCAGCTGATGAGCTCCGGCAAGAAGGTGGAGTCCCGCCAGCAGGAAGTCTCTGAGTTCTCCCGTGCCCTGAAGCTGCTGGCCAAGGAACTGCAGGTTCCGGTCATTGCCTTGTCCCAGCTGAACCGTGGCTCCGAGCAGCGCCAGGACAAGCGGCCGATGGTGTCGGACCTGCGTGAATCCGGTTCCATTGAGCAGGACGCCGATATGGTCATTCTGTTGCACCGCGAGGACGTTTACGACAAGGAATCCCCCCGGGCCGGCGAAGCGGATATTCTCATCGCCAAGCACCGTAACGGTCCCACCAAGGATATTGTGGTTGCCTTCCAGGGCCACTACTCCCGGTTCGCCAACATGGCCGCCGACGCCGGAGGTGGCGGTTTCTAA